One Eleginops maclovinus isolate JMC-PN-2008 ecotype Puerto Natales chromosome 22, JC_Emac_rtc_rv5, whole genome shotgun sequence DNA segment encodes these proteins:
- the LOC134859002 gene encoding G-protein coupled receptor 26-like produces MDAADIVASVLVLGIIVVSLLSNVVVLICFLYDPEIRKQVPGLFILNLTFCNLLLSVSNMPLTLIGLITTGHPGGSDFCQIVGFLDTFLTTNSMLSMAALSIDRWVAVVFPLSYHSRIRHRDAVLALAYTWIHSLCFSTVATCRSWVGYHHLYASCTLCNVRARAAGTQFIIFTVALHCLTFLLTLIVLCVTYLKVLKVARFHCKRIDVITMQTLVLLVDIHPSVRQKCLDEQRQRRRRAIKKISTFIGTFVVCFTPYVITRIVELFSPWPISPHWGVLSKCLAYSKAASDPFVYSLLRHQYRKTCNLLANKVLKRSPLNSSSLRTENTAARSQHNSITTNNIQPTANKSV; encoded by the exons ATGGACGCAGCGGACATAGTTGCTTCCGTTTTGGTTTTGGGGATTATTGTCGTATCGTTGCTGTCCAACGTTGTGGTGCTGATCTGCTTTCTTTACGACCCGGAGATCCGCAAACAGGTACCTGGTCTTTTTATTCTCAACCTGACGTTTTGCAACCTGTTGCTAAGCGTGTCCAACATGCCACTAACTCTGATTGGGCTCATCACCACGGGCCATCCCGGAGGCAGCGACTTCTGCCAAATTGTGGGTTTCCTTGACACTTTTCTCACCACTAACTCCATGCTCAGCATGGCAGCTCTCAGCATCGATAGATGGGTGGCAGTGGTGTTCCCTTTGAGCTACCACTCAAGAATACGGCACCGGGATGCAGTATTAGCGTTGGCATACACGTGGATACACTCGCTTTGCTTCTCCACGGTGGCCACCTGTCGCTCCTGGGTCGGGTACCATCACCTTTACGCATCTTGCACTCTCTGCAATGTCAGGGCGAGGGCAGCCGGAACGCAGTTCATCATTTTTACCGTGGCTTTGCACTGTCTCACGTTCCTCCTCACGCTGATCGTGCTGTGTGTAACCTATCTGAAAGTGTTGAAAGTTGCACGGTTTCACTGTAAACGCATTGACGTGATCACCATGCAGACGTTGGTGCTGCTTGTGGATATTCACCCCAG TGTTCGCCAGAAATGCTTGGATgagcagaggcagaggaggcgGAGGGCCATCAAGAAGATCAGTACTTTCATCGGCACATTTGTGGTGTGTTTCACCCCCTATGTCATTACAAG AATTGTAGAGCTCTTCTCCCCGTGGCCTATAAGTCCTCACTGGGGTGTGCTGTCCAAATGTCTGGCCTACAGCAAGGCAGCCAGCGACCCGTTTGTCTACTCTCTGCTGCGTCACCAGTACAGGAAGACCTGCAACTTGCTGGCTAACAAAGTCCTCAAGAGGAGTCCACTCAACTCCTCCTCACTCAGGACGGAGAACACTGCAGCGAGGAGCCAACACAACTCCATCACAACCAACAACATCCAACCAACTGCCAACAAGTCAGTGTGA